In the Hirundo rustica isolate bHirRus1 chromosome 2, bHirRus1.pri.v3, whole genome shotgun sequence genome, tgctgaagcccTTCCCTGTGTCTGGATGCAATGCGACAGGCACAGCGCTGTGAGCAGGCATCACTTTCACGTCCTGCCTGAGCCCTCAGGAGGGTATGGGCAGTGGGGTACCAGGGGGTACGAGGCTTATCGCCAGAAGCACAGGCATCACCCCGCTCTCCTCTGTTTATCCCAGATGCTCCTTTCACGATTGCTGCCCCTGGAACCCGAGTCCACGCTGACCGAAGAGGACACGAAGGAGGGGTCCAGCTTTGGTCCTCAGCTGCTCTCCTCCactctccccttcctcccatCTGGGGCTAGAGCTGCCCGTCCATCCCTCTGGCGCAAGAACCTTGCCAGTCGCAAGTGGGCACTGCCTGGAGATTGGGCCTGGaaggctgtgcccaggggtTGCTTCGGGCTGAAACTGGACCGAATCGGGACCTTCAGTGGCTTGGGGTGTTAGCTTTGGAGGGCCCCCGACGTGAGAGTGCCAAGAGAGTGGGTTCCAGCAAGCGGGCAGGGAAGAAGTTCAGGGCAGAGTTGAGAGCACAGCCATGGAGGGGATGGGGCGGtggggcaggctgtggggcCACCACCTGCCAGCCGCCGGGGCAAAGGCTGGGACCGGGGACTCTCCG is a window encoding:
- the LOC120748936 gene encoding C-type natriuretic peptide 2-like isoform X3, which gives rise to MLGLRLWPCSFFLFSVLLSASVQTVSLPGQRLQMLLSRLLPLEPESTLTEEDTKEGSSFGPQLLSSTLPFLPSGARAARPSLWRKNLASRKWALPGDWAWKAVPRGCFGLKLDRIGTFSGLGC
- the LOC120748936 gene encoding C-type natriuretic peptide 1-like isoform X2; protein product: MLLSRLLPLEPESTLTEEDTKEGSSFGPQLLSSTLPFLPSGARAARPSLWRKNLASRKWALPGDWAWKAVPRGCFGLKLDRIGTFSGLGC
- the LOC120748936 gene encoding C-type natriuretic peptide 1-like isoform X1, with protein sequence MQQEGRRRRERARAVWSYSWDCNIEKMLLSRLLPLEPESTLTEEDTKEGSSFGPQLLSSTLPFLPSGARAARPSLWRKNLASRKWALPGDWAWKAVPRGCFGLKLDRIGTFSGLGC